A portion of the Magnolia sinica isolate HGM2019 chromosome 17, MsV1, whole genome shotgun sequence genome contains these proteins:
- the LOC131230569 gene encoding uncharacterized protein LOC131230569 yields the protein MDFSALSSSGRAKEIPSLVDERREEYIDADSDDKLNNLREISELTKDYNRGKLRMEDAVMSLAHLNGVSRDQISPIVTDMLAVTMLSASHSLTYTSVVYVMAPGGRSHHSLTGSTPSTRDAAETASPSHVASQASDPSIVHTPSTASSSTSRRGRGPTRGLVLQRLTHEGRVTVEFPQDCLRPVGDNARLFTSEVGVLCRSLIPTTTPRWVDVTDDVRQHIRQRLTDKFVLDLSVPYISHAVDDMIKERFKEYRSDLHQWYKRCRSLEEAVLTAPPHVTIDDWRILCERFSSESFQVIFTYLRYLKVTIKFVINNNVL from the exons ATGGACTTTTcggccctatcttcttctggtagggccaaagagatacccAGTCTGGTCGATGAGCgtagggaggaatatatcgacGCTGACTCAGATGACAAATTAAACAATCTCAGAGAAATTTCGGAGCTGACAAAGGATTATAACCGTGGAAAACTTCGTATGGAAGATGCAGTTATGTCACTTGCGCATCTGAATGGAGTCTCAAGAGACcaaatttctcctattgtgactgacaTGTTAGCTGTAACAATGTTGAGTGCTTCACACAGCTTGACATATACTTCTGTAGTGTACG tgatggcaccaggtgggagatcaCATCATTCGctcactggatctaccccttccacccGTGATGCGGCGGAGACAGcatcgccgtcacatgttgcatcacaGGCATCTGATCCATCAATCGTTCATACACcgagcactgcat catcgtcgaccagccgacgaggacgtggacccacgcgtgggttagTTTTACAGAGACTTACGCATGAGGGTAGGGTGAcagtagagttcccacaggactgccttagacctgttggggacaatgccaggttgtttacatcggaggtcggtgtcttatgtcGATCTCTGATCCCTACCACCACCCCCCGTTGggtagacgtgacagatgatgtgcggcagcacatccgtcagcgccttacg gataaatttgtcttggatttgagtgttccgtacatttcccatgccgtcgacgacatgatCAAGGAGCGGTTTAAGGAGTACCGCAGTGATTTACACCAGTGGTACAAGCGGTGCAGGAGCCTCGAGGAGGCCGTACTGACCGCACCGCCGCACGTGACCATTGACGATTGGCGGATACTCTGTGAGAGATTTTCGTCTgagtcttttcaggtaatatttacatatttacgatatcttaaggtaacaattaaattcgtaattaataataatgtattatga
- the LOC131231002 gene encoding 1-aminocyclopropane-1-carboxylate oxidase homolog 1-like encodes MAIASAGDLDRLKDVKAFDDTKTGVKGLVDAGIVKIPNIFIRPPDDMIKTSATDLTDIKIPIIDMEGVESDRRLEIVDEIRSASETWGFFQVVNHGIPVSLLEEMIKGVCRFFEQPDEAKMEYYTRDSKRKVLYSSNFDLYQSTAANWRDTLFCVMAPAPFDPEELPIACREINMEYSKHVTRLGTTLFELLSEALGLDPNYLKDIECAKGYNLLSHYYPPCPEPDLTLGTTDHTDPDFLTILLQDHISGLQVLHRNQWVDVSPVHGALVVNIGDLLQLISNDKFKSVKHRVLANRVGPRISVAFFFTTYVHPSTRVYGPIKELTSDEDAPKYKETTVTDFVTYFYSRGLDGKPALDHFKL; translated from the exons ATGGCCATCGCTAGTGCCGGAGATCTCGACCGACTGAAAGATGTGAAAGCCTTCGATGACACCAAAACTGGCGTCAAAGGACTAGTGGACGCTGGCATCGTGAAGATCCCCAACATTTTCATCCGGCCGCCGGATGACATGATCAAGACGTCAGCCACTGATCTGACCGATATCAAGATTCCAATCATAGATATGGAAGGTGTGGAAAGCGATCGACGGTTGGAGATTGTCGATGAGATCCGAAGTGCGTCAGAAACTTGGGGTTTCTTTCAAGTGGTGAATCATGGGATACCTGTAAGTTTACTGGAGGAGATGATTAAAGGTGTTTGTAGGTTTTTCGAGCAACCAGATGAGGCGAAGATGGAATACTACACACGTGATTCGAAGAGAAAGGTTTTGTATTCTAGCAATTTCGATCTGTACCAATCAACGGCTGCGAATTGGAGGGATACCTTGTTTTGTGTGATGGCCCCTGCTCCattcgaccctgaagaattgcctATCGCTTGCAG GGAAATAAACATGGAGTATTCAAAGCATGTCACAAGGTTAGGGACCACCCTATTTGAGCTGCTGTCAGAGGCACTTGGTCTCGACCCTAACTATCTAAAAGACATCGAGTGTGCCAAAGGCTATAATCTTCTATCGCACTACTACCCTCCATGCCCAGAGCCCGACCTCACGCTCGGCACTACCGATCATACGGACCCTGACTTCCTTACTATCCTACTTCAAGACCATATTAGTGGCCTCCAAGTTCTTCATCGCAATCAATGGGTCGATGTTAGCCCAGTGCATGGAGCTCTTGTAGTTAACATCGGAGATCTTCTGCAG CTTATTTCCAACGACAAGTTCAAAAGCGTGAAACATAGAGTGCTGGCCAACCGTGTGGGCCCAAGGATATCCGTGGCATTCTTCTTCACCACATATGTTCATCCATCCACCAGAGTGTATGGCCCAATCAAGGAGTTGACATCAGATGAGGACGCCCCAAAATACAAGGAAACCACTGTCACAGACTTCGTTACTTACTTCTACTCCAGAGGACTTGATGGGAAACCTGCACTTGACCATTTCAAGCTGTGA